The proteins below are encoded in one region of Avibacterium volantium:
- the rsxG gene encoding electron transport complex subunit RsxG, with protein MQTVKISTRYGVILGIIALICTALSTAVYFLTKAPIEQAIAKQQAELLAQIIPPQSYDNDLLASCSQPDFAEAKTLRIEKICIAEKNHQPVAYAYETIAPDGYSGNIRFLVGITPQGEVLGLRVLEHKETPGLGDKIELRISDWVQGFNQQKISADNLNDWAVKKDGGKFDQFTGATITPRAIVNQTKRSALPLLQQMNNNAVKQEQN; from the coding sequence ATGCAAACGGTAAAAATTAGTACCCGTTATGGCGTGATCTTGGGCATTATTGCGTTAATTTGCACCGCACTTTCTACCGCTGTGTATTTCTTAACGAAAGCCCCTATTGAGCAAGCCATCGCCAAACAACAAGCGGAATTACTTGCGCAAATTATTCCACCGCAAAGTTACGATAATGATTTGCTCGCCAGTTGCTCTCAGCCTGATTTTGCTGAAGCCAAAACCTTACGCATTGAGAAAATTTGTATCGCAGAGAAAAATCATCAGCCTGTGGCTTATGCTTATGAAACCATTGCGCCAGATGGCTATTCAGGCAATATTCGCTTTCTGGTAGGGATTACACCACAGGGCGAAGTGCTAGGTTTGCGCGTGCTTGAACACAAAGAAACCCCGGGCTTAGGTGATAAAATTGAACTGCGTATTTCTGATTGGGTGCAGGGCTTTAATCAACAAAAAATCAGTGCTGATAATCTCAATGATTGGGCGGTAAAAAAAGATGGCGGTAAATTCGATCAATTTACTGGCGCAACCATTACACCGCGCGCTATCGTCAATCAAACCAAGCGTTCAGCCTTGCCATTATTGCAACAAATGAATAATAACGCGGTGAAACAGGAGCAAAACTAA
- the nth gene encoding endonuclease III: MNKQKRIEILTRLRDQNPHPTTELNYNSPFELLIAVILSAQATDKGVNKATAKLFPVANTPQAILDLGLDGLKSYIKTIGLFNSKAENIIKTCRDLIEKHNGEIPQTREELEALAGVGRKTANVVLNTAFGQPTIAVDTHIFRVCNRTNFAPGKTVLQVEEKLLKVVPAEFKVDVHHWLILHGRYTCIARKPRCGSCIIEDLCEYKDKTEN; encoded by the coding sequence ATGAATAAACAAAAACGCATTGAAATCTTAACTCGACTGCGGGATCAAAATCCCCACCCCACAACAGAATTAAATTATAATTCGCCCTTTGAATTATTGATTGCGGTGATTTTGTCTGCGCAAGCCACAGATAAAGGGGTGAATAAAGCCACGGCGAAACTGTTCCCTGTAGCGAACACTCCACAAGCGATTTTAGATCTGGGGTTAGACGGCTTAAAGAGCTATATCAAAACCATTGGGCTATTTAATAGCAAAGCGGAAAATATTATTAAAACCTGCCGTGATCTGATTGAAAAACACAATGGCGAAATTCCCCAAACCCGTGAAGAACTTGAAGCCTTAGCAGGGGTTGGGCGCAAAACCGCGAATGTGGTGTTAAATACCGCCTTTGGTCAGCCGACTATTGCGGTGGATACGCATATTTTCCGCGTCTGCAATCGCACCAACTTTGCCCCCGGTAAAACCGTGTTGCAAGTGGAAGAAAAATTACTCAAGGTTGTGCCAGCAGAATTTAAAGTCGATGTGCATCATTGGCTCATTTTGCACGGACGTTACACCTGCATTGCGCGCAAGCCACGTTGCGGTTCTTGTATTATTGAAGATCTTTGTGAATACAAAGACAAAACTGAAAATTAA
- a CDS encoding electron transport complex subunit E codes for MDLASIEPQQPQQSVPTGLKSQWSELFKQGFWHNNPALVQLLGLCPLLAVSSSATNALGLGIATIAVLICTNVVVSLFRKHIPHAIRIPIYVMIIATTVTIVQLIMNAYTYTLYQSLGIFIPLIVTNCIVIGRAEAFASKNGVLLSLFDGFAMGVGMAFSLFVLGAIREVLGTGKLFMGMENLLGNWATALHLNLFELNSSFLLAILPPGAFLGLGLILAMKNLIDNKKQ; via the coding sequence ATGGATTTGGCCTCCATTGAACCACAACAACCGCAACAAAGCGTGCCAACTGGGCTAAAAAGCCAATGGAGCGAATTATTTAAACAAGGTTTTTGGCATAATAACCCCGCTCTTGTGCAACTGTTGGGACTTTGTCCGCTACTTGCGGTGTCTAGCTCGGCAACCAACGCCCTTGGTTTGGGCATTGCCACTATTGCGGTATTAATCTGTACCAATGTGGTGGTTTCGTTGTTCCGCAAGCATATTCCGCACGCCATTCGTATTCCTATTTATGTGATGATTATCGCCACCACGGTAACTATTGTGCAGCTGATTATGAATGCCTACACTTATACGCTTTATCAATCCTTAGGGATCTTCATTCCTTTGATTGTAACAAACTGTATTGTCATTGGCCGCGCGGAAGCCTTTGCGTCAAAAAATGGCGTATTGCTTTCGCTCTTTGATGGCTTTGCTATGGGCGTGGGAATGGCATTCAGCTTGTTTGTGCTAGGCGCAATTCGTGAAGTGTTAGGCACGGGCAAACTGTTTATGGGAATGGAAAACCTGCTCGGCAACTGGGCAACGGCGTTACATTTAAACCTTTTTGAGCTAAACAGTAGCTTTTTGCTCGCTATTCTCCCCCCAGGGGCATTCCTTGGTTTAGGGCTAATTTTGGCGATGAAAAACTTAATTGATAATAAAAAACAATAA